From the Thermosynechococcus sp. genome, the window TACTGACCCTAGCCTTAAACTAGCATGGACCGCCGCCTATGCCGCCGACGATCGCAAGGGAGTGGACATCTGCCTTTTAGATGTAAGTGGCGTGTCCTACCTCAGCGATTACTTTGTGATCATTACGGGACTCTCAAAAACCCAAGTGCGTGCCATTTACCAAGGGATTGAGGAGGCGGCTCTCGAACATTGCCAACGCCAACCCCAACATATTGAAGGCCAGGCGGAATGTTCATGGGTGCTGATGGACTACGGCGATGTCATTGTCCATGTGCAGTTGCCCAAGGAGCGCCA encodes:
- the rsfS gene encoding ribosome silencing factor, whose protein sequence is MRLGESSLTIQQMQRVAAITDPSLKLAWTAAYAADDRKGVDICLLDVSGVSYLSDYFVIITGLSKTQVRAIYQGIEEAALEHCQRQPQHIEGQAECSWVLMDYGDVIVHVQLPKERQYYNLEAFWGHAQRIPFESLVTT